In Fibrobacter sp. UWH6, a single genomic region encodes these proteins:
- a CDS encoding glycoside hydrolase N-terminal domain-containing protein gives MFSKNLLFGLGLSLAALSSPMFVASANAAPETSHVLWYNRDAGDVFTDALPIGNGYMGGMVYGGAGKDIIGLNEGTVWNSGPGSNNKSGSASKLGQIRNALFSGDYKTAEDVTGSFATYDIAAFQPVGDLVINTGHTASDYRRELDLETATAKTTYTAGGVKYTREYFASYPDNVIVVRLTASEKGRVGFSAGLTTPHKNNSVKNVGSNTLTMDATVNSIKFQTRFVVQTDGGTVSAGNGTVNVSGANSATIILNTGTNFVSFDNVTADPAARAEATIKAASAKTYDQLRSAHLKDYQELYNRVRLNLGAAASNAGDITTSRVKAFNTTDDPSFVELYYQFGRYLMISSSRKGGQPANLQGIWNKDTSPMWGSKYTTNINLEMNYWMVESANLQECGVPLFDKIKALVTQGSKSAKEIWGTDRGWVVHHNTDLWNRTGPVDGSWGVWPSGAGWLSTHLWEHYLYTGDKQFLKDAYETMKGAAEFYLTTMVEEPKSGHKYLVTAPSDSPENTHGGYNVCFGPTMDIQIARDAFNNAIEASKILGVDADLRADFEAAVKKLPPNQIGKYGQLMEWFEDWDDPKSDHRHVSHLYGLFPSAQISVDGTKEEAEAAKTTLTQRGDNATGWSLAWKINLWARLQDGDHAYKLVRNLLTPDRTYNNLFDAHPPFQIDGNFGAVSGINEMFIQSQGGKIRVLPALPSKWSSGSIAGLKARGGITVDSLAWNNGKLTYLGLSSTNKDNLTIEYNGNIASTTTMAGGKYEFDGNLKLTNEPFEAVAIPATIEAEDYVAMDGVVIEPDESGEPNIGWIEDGDWSEYFVKAPVAGTYTLKVRVASGSEDESTITVTDEAGKKLGVITVDPAKTSGWNDWYEESTSIELPAGEQTLRFTYNGEGFLMNVDKFSLEGDPTAIGTVASQRFNSLEVSRVPMSNASIALMVKAPAGESYTVRLLDVDGRQVGISRGIGGSSNLVEFGVSEALAQGNYVAIVRCGSRQKVLRLSAF, from the coding sequence ATGTTTTCTAAAAATTTGTTGTTTGGTTTGGGTTTGAGTCTTGCAGCTCTTTCCTCACCGATGTTCGTGGCATCTGCAAATGCTGCGCCCGAAACCTCTCACGTTCTTTGGTACAACCGTGATGCCGGCGATGTGTTCACCGATGCGCTCCCCATTGGTAACGGCTACATGGGCGGCATGGTCTATGGCGGAGCCGGCAAGGATATCATCGGACTGAATGAAGGTACCGTATGGAATAGCGGTCCCGGCAGCAACAATAAGAGTGGCTCTGCAAGCAAACTGGGTCAGATCCGTAACGCCCTTTTCTCTGGCGACTACAAGACTGCTGAAGATGTAACTGGCAGTTTTGCCACCTATGACATTGCTGCATTCCAGCCTGTTGGTGATTTGGTGATCAATACTGGCCACACCGCTTCTGACTATCGTCGTGAACTGGATCTTGAGACCGCAACGGCAAAGACTACCTATACGGCAGGCGGCGTAAAGTACACCCGTGAATATTTTGCCAGCTATCCCGACAATGTGATTGTGGTCCGCCTGACCGCAAGCGAAAAGGGTAGGGTTGGTTTTAGTGCAGGTCTAACTACGCCTCACAAAAATAATAGTGTGAAGAATGTGGGCTCCAACACCCTCACCATGGATGCGACCGTCAACTCCATCAAGTTCCAGACCCGCTTTGTGGTGCAGACTGATGGCGGTACCGTTTCTGCAGGCAATGGAACCGTCAACGTTTCCGGTGCAAATTCCGCAACCATCATTTTGAATACGGGTACGAATTTCGTTTCTTTCGATAATGTGACCGCAGACCCCGCTGCCCGCGCCGAGGCCACCATCAAGGCTGCTAGCGCCAAGACCTACGATCAGCTGCGTTCCGCTCATCTTAAGGACTATCAGGAATTGTACAATCGTGTGCGTCTGAACTTGGGCGCTGCCGCTTCTAACGCAGGTGATATTACTACCAGCCGCGTCAAGGCTTTCAACACTACCGATGACCCTTCCTTTGTGGAACTTTACTACCAGTTTGGTCGTTACCTCATGATTTCCAGCTCCCGTAAGGGCGGCCAGCCCGCAAACCTTCAGGGCATCTGGAACAAGGATACTTCTCCTATGTGGGGTTCCAAGTACACCACCAACATCAACCTTGAAATGAACTACTGGATGGTTGAATCCGCCAACCTTCAGGAATGCGGTGTACCTCTGTTCGACAAAATCAAGGCTCTCGTCACTCAGGGCTCCAAGAGCGCCAAGGAAATCTGGGGAACGGACCGCGGCTGGGTTGTCCATCATAATACTGACCTCTGGAACCGTACCGGTCCCGTAGATGGCTCCTGGGGCGTATGGCCTTCTGGCGCAGGCTGGCTTAGCACCCACCTGTGGGAACATTACCTCTATACCGGTGATAAGCAGTTCCTGAAGGACGCCTACGAAACTATGAAGGGCGCCGCAGAATTCTACCTCACCACTATGGTTGAAGAACCGAAGAGTGGCCATAAGTATCTGGTAACCGCACCTAGCGATTCTCCCGAAAATACACACGGTGGTTACAATGTCTGCTTTGGCCCTACCATGGATATTCAGATCGCCCGCGATGCCTTCAACAATGCCATCGAAGCTTCCAAGATTTTGGGCGTTGACGCAGATCTTCGCGCCGATTTTGAAGCGGCCGTGAAGAAGCTTCCGCCTAATCAGATCGGTAAGTATGGCCAGCTTATGGAATGGTTTGAAGATTGGGATGATCCTAAGAGCGATCACCGCCATGTTTCTCACCTTTACGGCCTTTTCCCCAGTGCCCAGATTTCTGTAGACGGCACCAAGGAAGAAGCGGAAGCTGCAAAGACTACTTTGACCCAGCGCGGCGACAATGCCACCGGCTGGTCTCTGGCCTGGAAGATTAACTTGTGGGCTCGTTTGCAGGATGGCGATCATGCCTACAAGCTGGTCCGCAACCTCCTTACACCGGACCGTACCTACAATAACCTTTTTGACGCACATCCGCCTTTCCAGATTGATGGTAACTTCGGTGCCGTTTCCGGCATTAACGAAATGTTCATCCAGAGTCAGGGCGGCAAGATTCGCGTTCTGCCCGCACTTCCTTCCAAGTGGTCTAGCGGCAGCATCGCAGGTCTCAAGGCCCGCGGCGGAATCACTGTGGATTCCCTGGCCTGGAATAACGGCAAGTTGACTTATCTTGGCCTTAGCTCCACCAACAAGGATAATCTGACCATCGAATATAACGGCAATATCGCCAGCACCACCACCATGGCGGGCGGCAAGTACGAATTCGACGGTAACTTGAAACTGACCAACGAACCTTTCGAAGCCGTGGCCATTCCCGCGACCATCGAAGCGGAAGATTACGTGGCTATGGACGGTGTGGTTATTGAACCCGATGAATCCGGCGAACCCAATATCGGCTGGATCGAAGACGGCGACTGGTCCGAATACTTCGTCAAGGCCCCTGTTGCTGGAACCTACACTTTGAAGGTCCGCGTGGCTTCCGGTTCCGAAGACGAAAGCACCATTACGGTGACCGACGAGGCTGGCAAGAAGCTGGGTGTTATTACCGTTGATCCTGCAAAGACTAGCGGGTGGAATGATTGGTACGAAGAATCCACTTCTATCGAACTCCCTGCCGGCGAACAGACTTTGCGCTTTACCTACAACGGCGAAGGCTTCCTCATGAACGTGGATAAGTTCTCCCTGGAAGGCGATCCCACCGCTATCGGCACCGTTGCCTCCCAGCGCTTCAACTCCCTGGAAGTGTCCCGCGTGCCTATGTCCAACGCCTCTATTGCTCTCATGGTAAAGGCCCCTGCTGGCGAAAGCTACACCGTGCGCCTCCTGGATGTGGATGGCCGTCAGGTGGGAATCTCCCGCGGCATTGGCGGTTCCTCCAACCTGGTGGAATTCGGTGTGAGCGAGGCCCTGGCACAGGGAAATTATGTCGCCATTGTCCGCTGCGGGTCCCGCCAGAAAGTCCTTCGCCTTTCCGCCTTTTAA